One window from the genome of Lysobacter helvus encodes:
- a CDS encoding EF-hand domain-containing protein, with product MTRKTLTLILISMLGGAALSGNALAKDDAKFKMMDTNNDGKISASEHAAGATKMFAGMDKDKDGFVTAAEMDAYSADMWKGKGDKMGADKGKDAKMADHGHMMSSADKIASMDTDGDGKLSAAEHDAGAAKMFGEMDADKDGNVTHAEMEAGMKMMMGDHAGMDHMDHMDKASKPADASKPPAAAATPADGNK from the coding sequence ATGACCCGCAAGACCCTTACGTTGATCCTGATCTCCATGCTCGGCGGCGCCGCGCTTTCCGGCAACGCGCTGGCCAAGGACGATGCGAAGTTCAAGATGATGGACACCAACAACGACGGCAAGATCAGTGCGTCGGAACATGCAGCGGGCGCCACCAAGATGTTCGCCGGCATGGACAAGGACAAGGACGGCTTCGTCACCGCCGCCGAGATGGACGCCTATTCGGCCGACATGTGGAAGGGCAAGGGCGACAAGATGGGCGCCGACAAGGGCAAGGACGCGAAGATGGCCGACCACGGCCACATGATGTCGTCGGCCGACAAGATCGCCTCGATGGACACCGACGGTGACGGCAAGCTCTCCGCCGCGGAACACGACGCGGGCGCCGCGAAGATGTTCGGCGAGATGGATGCCGACAAGGACGGCAACGTCACGCACGCCGAAATGGAAGCCGGCATGAAGATGATGATGGGCGACCACGCCGGCATGGACCACATGGACCACATGGACAAGGCCAGCAAGCCGGCCGACGCGTCCAAGCCGCCGGCCGCAGCCGCGACCCCGGCGGACGGCAACAAGTAA
- a CDS encoding ATP-dependent DNA ligase: MRRFAALYRRLDRSTATGDKRAALVDYFRDAPPQDAAWALWLLAGGKIGGARAKIAGTNELRDWVASASGNPAWLVEKSYHHVGDLAETLTLLLDDPPPSLQDDTPLHVWIEQRLLGVAGQDEATRRALVTSAWSTLAFDERLAFNKLLTGALRVGVSQRLVQQALAELSGVDIARIAQRMLGTWAPSPAFLRDLLTPGELPGDRAQPYPFFLASPLEAEPDTLGPIEDWLLEWKWDGIRVQLIRRGSDIALWSRGEERLDGRFPEIEHALASLPGDAVLDGELLGWREGDAPLPFTALQTRIQRRKPGPKILADTPARVLVYDLLERDGEDLRERPLAERRAMLEALLASHADPRMVLSPRVATPDWAEAARLRDDARERGVEGLMLKRLASPYQVGRKRGDWWKWKIAPLTIDAVLLYAQSGHGRRSALYTDYTFGLWDGDALVPVAKAYSGLDDKEILQLDRWIRANTLERFGPVRSVTPLHVFELGFEAVNRSTRHKSGIAVRFPRILRWRHDKPAAEADRLDTLRTLAR, translated from the coding sequence ATGCGCCGCTTCGCGGCCCTGTACCGGCGCCTGGATCGCAGCACCGCGACCGGCGACAAGCGCGCGGCGCTGGTGGATTACTTCCGCGATGCGCCGCCGCAGGACGCCGCGTGGGCCTTGTGGTTGCTGGCCGGCGGCAAGATCGGCGGGGCGCGCGCGAAGATCGCGGGCACGAACGAACTGCGCGACTGGGTCGCCAGTGCGAGCGGCAATCCGGCGTGGCTGGTGGAAAAAAGTTACCACCATGTGGGCGATCTCGCCGAAACGCTGACGTTGTTGCTGGACGATCCCCCGCCGTCGTTGCAGGACGACACGCCGCTGCACGTGTGGATCGAACAACGCTTGCTCGGCGTCGCGGGCCAGGACGAAGCGACCCGGCGCGCACTGGTGACATCGGCGTGGTCGACGCTCGCGTTCGACGAACGGCTCGCCTTCAACAAGCTGCTGACGGGGGCGTTGCGCGTCGGTGTCTCGCAGCGCCTCGTGCAACAGGCGCTGGCCGAATTGAGCGGCGTGGATATCGCGCGCATCGCACAGCGCATGCTGGGTACCTGGGCGCCCTCGCCTGCCTTCCTGCGCGACCTGCTTACGCCCGGCGAACTGCCCGGCGATCGCGCGCAACCGTATCCGTTCTTCCTCGCCTCGCCGCTGGAGGCCGAGCCCGACACGCTCGGGCCGATCGAGGATTGGTTGCTCGAATGGAAGTGGGACGGCATCCGCGTGCAGCTGATCCGCCGCGGCAGCGACATCGCGTTGTGGTCGCGCGGCGAGGAGCGCCTGGATGGGCGTTTCCCGGAGATCGAACACGCGCTCGCCTCGCTCCCCGGCGATGCGGTCCTCGATGGCGAGCTGCTCGGCTGGCGCGAAGGCGATGCGCCGCTGCCGTTCACCGCGCTGCAGACACGCATCCAGCGGCGCAAGCCGGGGCCGAAGATCCTCGCCGATACGCCGGCGCGGGTGCTGGTGTACGACTTGCTCGAACGCGATGGCGAAGACCTGCGCGAACGGCCGCTCGCGGAGCGACGCGCGATGCTGGAAGCCTTGCTCGCCTCCCACGCCGATCCGCGCATGGTGTTGTCGCCGCGCGTCGCGACGCCGGACTGGGCCGAGGCCGCGCGCCTGCGCGACGACGCGCGCGAGCGCGGCGTTGAAGGCCTGATGCTGAAGCGCCTCGCTTCGCCCTACCAGGTGGGCCGCAAGCGCGGCGACTGGTGGAAGTGGAAGATCGCGCCGCTCACGATCGACGCCGTGCTGCTGTATGCGCAGTCGGGACATGGCCGGCGCAGCGCGCTCTACACCGATTACACGTTCGGGCTGTGGGACGGCGATGCGCTGGTGCCCGTCGCCAAGGCGTACTCGGGGCTCGACGACAAGGAAATCCTGCAACTGGATCGCTGGATCCGCGCGAACACGCTCGAGCGCTTCGGGCCCGTGCGGTCGGTGACGCCGCTGCACGTGTTCGAGCTGGGCTTCGAAGCGGTGAATCGTTCGACGCGCCACAAGTCCGGCATAGCGGTGCGTTTCCCGCGCATCCTGCGGTGGCGGCACGACAAGCCTGCAGCGGAAGCGGATCGCCTCGACACGTTGCGGACGCTCGCCCGGTGA
- a CDS encoding ligase-associated DNA damage response DEXH box helicase has protein sequence MAPLKAWFDAQGWRALPFQREVWARWLAGESGLLHTPTGSGKTLAAFGGPLLDVLETARADGPVKRKKNAPRTLRLLWITPLRALATDTVRALREPVDALGLDWRIGLRTGDASARDKRLARAGQLDALVTTPESLALLLSYPETAAQFAGLRTVVVDEWHELLGNKRGVLLQLALARLRALAPSLRTWGLSATLGNLGEARDVLLPHAPDAALVSGLPPRALTLETLLPDAGERFPWAGHLGLVQLSRVIDRLLSQRTSLLFTNTRSQAELWHRALSAVWPEDQGTLALHHGSLDPKLRSAAEQGLREGTVRCVVATSSLDLGVDFPAVDQVLQLGSPKGMARLLQRAGRARHRPGEPAHVVCVPTHALELMEYAAARDALAHGRIEPRTPPRLSLDVLAQHCVTLALGGGFHADALYDEVRGTHAFAELDPRTWSAVIEFIVQGGSALAHYPDYRRVVRGDDGRYIVEDRKVAFRHRLSIGTITSDGSVAVKFLRGGALGSVEENFIGRLRPGDRFQFAGRTLELVRLHEMTAQVRMAKRADGMVPKWQGGRMPLSGELGREVERVFARVAAGESDAPEVRALAPLLRLQHALSALPGPDHLLAEWVRARDGKHLFLYPFAGRAVHEGLAALLALRWGRRAPNSFSFTANDYGLVLSVQADADVDAALIHALLQPDALVEDLTDSFNLTELARRQFREIARVSGLLPPSLPGRAPRSLRQLQASSGLLYDVLARHDPDHLLLAQAQREVFAQQLDVVHLAHVLADCARRPVALHRPKSLTPLSFPLWAESQRAHLSTEDWRARVARVAEQLEKRHG, from the coding sequence ATGGCGCCGTTGAAGGCGTGGTTCGATGCGCAGGGATGGCGTGCGCTGCCGTTCCAGCGCGAGGTGTGGGCGCGGTGGCTCGCCGGGGAATCGGGGTTGCTGCACACGCCGACAGGGAGCGGGAAGACGCTTGCGGCCTTCGGCGGTCCGTTGCTGGATGTACTGGAGACCGCGCGCGCCGACGGACCGGTGAAGCGCAAGAAGAACGCGCCGCGTACGTTGCGCCTGCTGTGGATCACGCCGCTGCGCGCGCTGGCGACCGACACGGTGCGCGCGTTGCGCGAGCCGGTCGATGCGCTGGGCCTGGATTGGCGCATCGGCCTGCGCACCGGCGATGCGAGCGCGCGCGACAAGCGCCTGGCGCGCGCGGGGCAACTGGATGCCCTGGTGACGACACCGGAATCGTTGGCGTTGCTGCTGTCGTATCCGGAGACCGCGGCGCAGTTCGCCGGCCTGCGCACCGTGGTCGTCGACGAGTGGCACGAGTTGCTCGGCAACAAGCGGGGCGTGTTGTTGCAGCTGGCCTTGGCGCGCCTGCGTGCGCTTGCGCCGTCGCTGCGCACGTGGGGCTTGTCGGCGACGCTGGGCAACCTCGGGGAAGCGCGCGATGTGTTGCTGCCGCACGCGCCGGATGCCGCGCTGGTCTCCGGATTGCCGCCGCGCGCGTTGACGCTCGAAACCTTGCTGCCGGACGCGGGCGAACGCTTCCCGTGGGCCGGTCACCTGGGCCTCGTGCAACTCTCGCGCGTCATCGACCGCCTGCTGTCGCAACGCACGAGCCTGCTGTTCACCAACACGCGTTCGCAAGCCGAGCTGTGGCATCGCGCATTGTCCGCGGTGTGGCCCGAGGACCAGGGCACGCTGGCGCTGCATCACGGCTCGCTGGACCCGAAGTTGCGCAGCGCCGCCGAACAGGGGTTGCGCGAAGGCACGGTGCGTTGCGTGGTCGCGACGTCGAGCCTCGATCTCGGCGTGGATTTCCCGGCCGTCGACCAGGTGCTGCAACTCGGCAGCCCGAAAGGCATGGCGCGCCTGCTGCAACGCGCGGGGCGCGCGCGCCATCGCCCGGGCGAACCGGCGCACGTCGTGTGCGTGCCGACGCATGCGCTGGAACTGATGGAGTACGCCGCGGCGCGCGATGCGCTCGCCCACGGCCGCATCGAGCCGCGCACGCCGCCGCGCCTGTCGCTCGACGTCCTCGCGCAGCATTGCGTGACGCTGGCGTTGGGGGGCGGCTTCCATGCCGACGCGCTGTACGACGAAGTCCGCGGCACGCATGCGTTCGCCGAACTCGATCCGCGCACGTGGTCAGCCGTCATCGAGTTCATTGTGCAGGGCGGCAGCGCGCTCGCGCACTACCCCGACTATCGGCGCGTGGTGCGCGGCGACGACGGGCGTTACATCGTCGAGGACCGCAAGGTCGCGTTCCGCCATCGTTTGTCCATCGGCACGATCACCAGCGATGGGAGCGTGGCGGTGAAGTTCCTGCGCGGCGGCGCCCTGGGCTCGGTGGAGGAAAACTTCATCGGCAGGCTGCGGCCGGGCGATCGCTTCCAGTTCGCGGGGCGCACGCTCGAACTCGTGCGCCTGCACGAAATGACCGCGCAGGTGCGCATGGCGAAGCGTGCCGACGGCATGGTGCCGAAGTGGCAGGGCGGCCGCATGCCGTTGTCGGGGGAATTGGGGCGCGAGGTGGAGCGCGTGTTCGCGCGCGTGGCGGCCGGTGAAAGCGACGCCCCCGAAGTGCGCGCCCTCGCGCCGCTGCTGCGCCTGCAACACGCGTTGTCCGCCCTGCCCGGCCCGGATCACCTGCTGGCGGAATGGGTGCGGGCGCGCGACGGCAAGCACCTGTTCCTGTATCCGTTCGCGGGGCGCGCCGTGCATGAAGGCCTCGCCGCGCTGCTCGCATTGCGCTGGGGCCGGCGCGCGCCGAACTCGTTTTCGTTCACGGCCAACGACTACGGCCTGGTGTTGTCCGTGCAGGCCGACGCGGACGTCGACGCCGCGCTGATCCATGCATTGCTGCAACCCGACGCGCTCGTGGAAGACCTCACCGACAGCTTCAACCTCACGGAGCTCGCGCGCCGCCAGTTTCGCGAGATCGCGCGCGTGTCCGGCTTGCTGCCGCCATCGCTGCCGGGGCGTGCGCCGCGCTCGCTGCGGCAGTTGCAGGCATCGAGTGGCTTGCTCTACGACGTGCTCGCGCGGCACGACCCCGATCACCTGCTGCTTGCGCAGGCGCAACGCGAAGTGTTCGCGCAGCAACTGGACGTCGTGCACCTGGCACACGTGCTCGCCGATTGCGCGCGGCGGCCGGTGGCGCTGCATCGCCCGAAGTCGCTGACGCCGCTATCGTTCCCGCTGTGGGCCGAAAGCCAGCGCGCACACCTGAGCACGGAGGACTGGCGCGCCCGCGTCGCCCGCGTGGCGGAGCAACTGGAAAAACGCCATGGCTGA
- the pdeM gene encoding ligase-associated DNA damage response endonuclease PdeM, translated as MAESMALDVAGETLLLLADRAVYRPARERLYLADLHLGKADIFRQAGIAMPSGGTQHDLGRIAALVDATQARSVWVLGDFLHGAIDSPQWRRGWEAFRDAWPALEFGVLAGNHDRALARAGLDLQLLGDAVEDGALSLRHAPDPHAPGHVLCGHLHPTLKVEGLPGRWPAFWLQARTLVLPAFSAFTGGRTPRVATGESLVACIHDSLLRVT; from the coding sequence ATGGCTGAGTCGATGGCCCTCGATGTCGCAGGCGAAACCCTCCTGCTGCTCGCCGACCGCGCGGTGTATCGCCCCGCGCGCGAACGCCTCTATCTCGCCGACCTGCACCTGGGCAAGGCCGACATCTTCCGCCAGGCCGGCATCGCGATGCCAAGTGGCGGCACGCAGCACGACCTAGGACGCATCGCGGCGCTCGTCGACGCCACGCAGGCGCGCAGCGTGTGGGTGCTGGGCGACTTCCTCCATGGCGCGATCGATTCGCCGCAATGGCGCCGCGGGTGGGAGGCGTTCCGCGATGCCTGGCCCGCGCTGGAATTCGGCGTGCTTGCCGGCAACCACGACCGCGCGTTGGCGCGCGCGGGCCTCGATTTGCAATTGCTGGGCGACGCGGTCGAAGACGGCGCCTTGTCGTTGCGGCACGCACCAGATCCGCATGCGCCCGGGCACGTGCTGTGCGGGCATTTGCATCCGACATTGAAAGTGGAAGGCTTGCCGGGGCGATGGCCTGCGTTCTGGTTGCAGGCGCGGACGTTGGTGCTGCCCGCGTTCTCGGCATTCACGGGTGGGCGCACGCCGAGGGTTGCGACAGGGGAGTCGCTGGTGGCGTGCATCCACGACTCGTTGCTGCGGGTGACATGA
- a CDS encoding ligase-associated DNA damage response exonuclease translates to MPHPTRDLVVMRPEGLYCPAGRFHIDPWRPVPRAVITHGHGDHARGGMGEYHATAAGLPILRWRLGDERIDAHEYGETFVLDDARVSFHSAGHVLGSAQVRIEVDGETWVASGDYKRQPDPTCAPFEVVPCDTFITEATFGLPVYRWPHTPDVAREIVEWREECAERGEAAVLFCYALGKAQRVLAELMAFTDRPAWLHGAIAAGVQVYRECGIPLLETRLVSDEQRGADFAGELVLAPPSAAGSAWMRRFKHAQTGFASGWMRLRGNRRRRNHDRGFVVSDHADWPDLLRTIRDTGASRVIATHGNTDAIVRALNEAGIATGVFDTQFGGED, encoded by the coding sequence ATGCCCCACCCCACCCGCGACCTCGTCGTCATGCGCCCGGAAGGCCTGTACTGCCCGGCCGGCCGCTTCCACATCGACCCTTGGCGGCCGGTGCCGCGCGCCGTCATCACGCACGGCCACGGCGACCACGCGCGCGGCGGCATGGGCGAGTACCACGCCACCGCCGCCGGCCTGCCGATCCTGCGCTGGCGCCTGGGCGACGAGCGCATCGATGCGCACGAATACGGCGAAACGTTCGTGCTCGACGATGCGCGCGTGTCCTTCCATTCGGCGGGCCACGTGCTCGGGTCGGCGCAGGTGCGCATCGAGGTCGACGGCGAAACCTGGGTGGCGTCGGGCGACTACAAGCGCCAGCCGGATCCGACGTGCGCGCCGTTCGAAGTGGTGCCGTGCGACACGTTCATCACCGAAGCGACGTTCGGGTTGCCGGTGTATCGCTGGCCGCACACGCCGGACGTCGCGCGCGAGATCGTCGAATGGCGCGAGGAATGCGCAGAACGCGGCGAGGCGGCGGTGTTGTTCTGCTACGCGCTGGGCAAGGCGCAGCGCGTGCTCGCGGAACTGATGGCGTTCACCGATCGGCCGGCGTGGCTGCATGGTGCGATCGCGGCGGGCGTGCAGGTGTATCGCGAATGCGGGATCCCGTTGCTCGAGACGCGGCTGGTGTCGGACGAACAACGAGGTGCGGACTTCGCAGGCGAACTGGTGCTCGCACCGCCGTCCGCCGCGGGCAGTGCATGGATGCGACGCTTCAAGCACGCACAGACCGGGTTCGCGTCGGGCTGGATGCGGTTGCGCGGCAACCGGCGGCGACGCAACCACGATCGCGGCTTCGTCGTCTCCGACCACGCCGACTGGCCCGACTTGCTGCGCACGATCCGGGATACCGGCGCCAGCCGCGTGATCGCCACGCATGGCAACACCGATGCGATCGTGCGCGCGCTGAACGAAGCCGGCATCGCCACCGGTGTGTTCGATACGCAGTTCGGTGGCGAAGACTGA
- a CDS encoding DUF3800 domain-containing protein, whose amino-acid sequence MPPFSDYIVFADESGDHGLERVNPQYPVFVLSFCIFQKTQYVERVVPAIQRFKLRYFGHDQVVLHERDIRRDLGHFKALKRADAKAAFLEELTGIMRDAEFGLVCSVIDKQRLKRRYAAPRNPYHVALAFGLERVHGYLAARGQSAVTHVVVERRGKREDAELQAEFDRICAGSNFNGAHLPLRLVFAGKQANATGLQMADLVARPVGMRTLRPTQANRAFDALAGKFHRNRRGESKGWGLKVFP is encoded by the coding sequence GTGCCCCCATTCTCCGACTACATCGTCTTTGCCGACGAAAGCGGTGACCACGGACTGGAGCGCGTTAATCCGCAATATCCGGTCTTCGTCCTGTCGTTCTGCATCTTCCAGAAGACCCAGTACGTGGAGCGTGTGGTTCCGGCCATCCAGCGCTTCAAGTTGCGCTATTTCGGCCATGACCAGGTAGTCCTGCACGAGCGCGACATCCGCAGGGACCTGGGCCACTTCAAGGCGCTCAAAAGGGCCGACGCGAAGGCAGCGTTCCTGGAAGAACTTACCGGCATCATGCGAGATGCGGAATTCGGGCTCGTCTGTTCGGTCATCGACAAACAGCGCCTCAAACGACGGTATGCCGCTCCACGCAACCCTTATCACGTCGCATTGGCTTTTGGCCTGGAGCGCGTGCATGGATATCTCGCGGCGCGAGGACAGTCGGCGGTGACACACGTCGTCGTCGAACGACGTGGCAAGCGGGAAGACGCCGAACTGCAAGCGGAGTTCGATCGCATTTGCGCCGGGAGCAACTTCAATGGAGCACACCTCCCGCTCAGGCTCGTTTTCGCCGGGAAGCAAGCCAACGCCACTGGCCTGCAGATGGCCGACCTGGTGGCAAGGCCTGTCGGAATGCGTACCTTGCGGCCCACGCAAGCCAATCGCGCATTCGACGCGTTGGCAGGCAAATTCCACCGCAATCGGCGCGGTGAATCGAAGGGCTGGGGCTTGAAGGTGTTTCCGTAG
- a CDS encoding DUF3016 domain-containing protein: protein MKRLVAVAFLAAALAGCASTGPALVTDPALPRALPTGSAVAVRWNDPAEFTEIRHSQNRYLAAQGDWVEKLARYVQESTQRALPAGERVDIDILDITRAGQYEWMFSNAQDIRVMRDLYPPRMDVQFKHYDANGTVIAEGERRISDLAYLNGPQPLSSSDPLRYEKRMIDRWVYREFGTRTR from the coding sequence ATGAAACGCCTCGTTGCCGTCGCCTTCCTTGCCGCCGCCCTCGCAGGCTGCGCGTCCACCGGGCCGGCGCTGGTCACCGATCCCGCCCTCCCCCGCGCGTTGCCCACGGGCTCGGCGGTGGCGGTGCGCTGGAACGACCCGGCGGAATTCACCGAGATCCGCCACAGCCAGAACCGCTACCTGGCCGCGCAGGGTGATTGGGTCGAGAAGCTCGCGCGCTACGTGCAGGAAAGCACGCAACGCGCGCTGCCCGCCGGCGAGCGCGTCGACATCGACATCCTCGACATCACGCGCGCGGGCCAGTACGAGTGGATGTTCAGCAACGCGCAGGACATCCGCGTGATGCGCGACCTGTACCCGCCGCGCATGGACGTCCAGTTCAAGCACTACGACGCCAATGGCACCGTCATCGCGGAAGGCGAACGGCGCATCTCGGACCTGGCGTACCTCAACGGGCCGCAACCGCTGTCCAGCAGCGATCCGCTGCGCTACGAGAAGCGGATGATCGATCGCTGGGTCTATCGCGAGTTCGGCACGCGCACGCGCTGA
- a CDS encoding PIN domain-containing protein gives MPRHYILVDFENVQPASLGALKAGDAYIKVFAGQHQTRVDLGLAQALQPFGTHAEYIQITGSGKDALDFHIAFYIGRLSAEHPGATFTIVSRDTGFDPLVKHTAKLGIACKRVATIPGANVPKLPSAKADAAPVVAATKTAKPAKPAKATKKTTKVAKAAPHPRLAKVLERLAGMKTARPATLKSLRSTLKSFAPPFAEDELDGILAALQAHGAIAIAGTKVTYALPAA, from the coding sequence ATGCCCCGCCACTACATCCTCGTCGACTTCGAAAACGTGCAGCCCGCGAGCCTCGGCGCGCTGAAAGCCGGCGATGCGTACATCAAGGTATTCGCGGGCCAGCACCAGACGCGCGTCGACCTCGGGCTCGCGCAAGCACTGCAACCGTTCGGCACGCACGCCGAATACATCCAGATCACCGGCAGCGGGAAGGACGCGCTCGACTTCCACATCGCGTTCTACATCGGACGGTTGTCGGCGGAACATCCGGGCGCCACGTTCACCATCGTGTCGCGCGACACGGGCTTCGACCCGCTGGTGAAGCACACGGCGAAACTCGGCATCGCATGCAAGCGCGTCGCAACGATCCCCGGCGCGAACGTGCCGAAGCTGCCGAGTGCGAAGGCGGACGCTGCGCCGGTCGTCGCCGCCACGAAGACCGCCAAACCCGCGAAGCCCGCCAAGGCAACGAAGAAAACCACGAAAGTCGCGAAGGCTGCCCCGCATCCGCGCCTGGCGAAGGTGCTCGAACGCCTCGCCGGCATGAAGACCGCGCGCCCGGCCACGTTGAAGTCGCTGCGTTCGACGCTGAAGAGTTTCGCGCCGCCGTTCGCCGAGGACGAACTCGACGGCATCCTCGCCGCGCTGCAGGCACACGGCGCCATCGCCATCGCCGGCACCAAGGTCACCTACGCGTTGCCCGCCGCCTGA
- a CDS encoding PilZ domain-containing protein, with product MADDHEHEHEERRQFPRQQVVRAIMVRPNGHRHDAQVLDLSLGGARVSLPQHWAPVNGAALRLYFENGDQHESITLRGHVTRVGLDDMGVEFDASQEAHIRELFASLGPRQ from the coding sequence ATGGCCGACGACCACGAGCACGAACACGAAGAACGCCGCCAGTTCCCGCGCCAGCAAGTGGTGCGGGCGATAATGGTGCGGCCCAACGGCCACCGCCACGACGCGCAGGTGCTGGACCTCTCGCTGGGCGGCGCGCGCGTGTCGCTGCCGCAGCACTGGGCACCGGTGAACGGCGCCGCGCTGCGCTTGTACTTCGAGAACGGCGACCAGCACGAATCGATCACCTTGCGCGGCCACGTCACGCGCGTGGGCCTGGACGACATGGGCGTGGAATTCGACGCCTCGCAGGAAGCGCACATCCGCGAGCTGTTTGCGTCGTTGGGGCCGAGGCAGTAG
- a CDS encoding PAS domain-containing hybrid sensor histidine kinase/response regulator → MWRNTSKPPAGLPDWQHDNALFRRLVEDVPDYGIFLLDPDGIVRTWNAGAENIKGYSAGEIIGRHFSAFYLPEQIEAHWPDHELRVARETGRFEDEGWRVRKDGTQFWANVVISRILGDDGHLVGFSKITRDLTAKRKQDELLRRSEERFRLLVEGVRDYAIFMLDPDGNIASWNAGAQQAKGYSAEEIIGRHFSVFYPPEVIASGWPERELQIALEQGRVEDESWRLRKDGSRFWANVVITALRDDSGRHIGFAKVTRDMSEKRRVLALEDEGRRITTFLAMLGHELRNPLAPISNAVSIMQLEPLASERLRMCRDVIARQVVQMTRLVDDLLDVGRITAGKIHLESAAVELGGVIDEAIEAMDPFARSREHTIRFGREVSPAWVRGDRARLLQIVSNLLNNAVKFTGRGGRIDVHLRRVDDKIEVAVRDNGPGIAEHRLADIFNLFVQGDQDTARTQGGLGLGLSLVQQLVTLHGGEVSAYSAGLGKGAEFVVRLPATAAPSGVTRDAAHPSLPRARHVLVVDDNQDAADTLAALLQGLGFHAQTAYDARGALAALRVLMPDVAFLDIGLPDMDGATLAQRIREEFPEPPALVALTGYGQPSDREQTRQAGFVDHLVKPLSADMLIKAMAQLFPGDTQVA, encoded by the coding sequence ATGTGGCGCAACACCAGCAAGCCGCCGGCGGGATTGCCGGACTGGCAGCACGACAACGCGCTCTTCCGCCGGCTGGTGGAAGACGTGCCCGACTACGGGATCTTCCTGCTCGATCCCGACGGCATCGTGCGCACCTGGAATGCGGGCGCCGAAAACATCAAGGGCTACTCGGCGGGCGAGATCATCGGCCGCCATTTCTCCGCGTTCTACCTGCCCGAGCAGATCGAAGCGCATTGGCCGGACCATGAGCTGCGCGTTGCGCGCGAGACCGGCCGCTTCGAAGACGAAGGCTGGCGCGTGCGCAAGGACGGCACGCAGTTCTGGGCGAACGTCGTCATCTCCCGCATCCTCGGCGACGACGGGCACCTCGTCGGCTTCTCCAAGATCACCCGCGACCTCACCGCCAAGCGCAAGCAGGACGAACTCCTGCGCCGCAGCGAGGAACGCTTCCGCCTGCTGGTGGAAGGCGTGCGCGACTATGCGATCTTCATGCTCGATCCCGACGGCAACATCGCCAGCTGGAACGCGGGCGCGCAACAGGCGAAGGGATACTCGGCCGAGGAAATCATCGGCCGCCATTTCTCCGTGTTCTATCCGCCGGAAGTGATCGCGAGCGGCTGGCCGGAGCGCGAACTCCAGATCGCCCTCGAACAGGGCCGCGTGGAAGACGAAAGCTGGCGCCTGCGCAAGGACGGCTCGCGCTTCTGGGCCAACGTGGTGATCACCGCGTTGCGCGACGACTCGGGCCGCCACATCGGCTTCGCCAAGGTCACGCGCGACATGAGCGAGAAGCGCCGCGTGCTGGCGCTGGAAGACGAAGGCCGCCGCATCACCACGTTCCTGGCGATGCTGGGCCACGAACTGCGCAATCCGCTTGCGCCGATTTCCAACGCCGTCTCGATCATGCAGCTGGAGCCGCTGGCGTCCGAGCGCCTGCGCATGTGCCGCGACGTCATCGCGCGCCAGGTCGTGCAGATGACGCGCCTGGTGGACGACCTGCTCGATGTCGGCCGCATCACCGCGGGCAAGATCCACCTGGAATCGGCCGCGGTCGAACTGGGCGGCGTGATCGACGAAGCGATCGAAGCGATGGATCCCTTCGCGCGCAGCCGCGAACACACCATCCGATTTGGACGGGAGGTGTCGCCCGCCTGGGTCCGCGGCGATCGCGCGCGCCTGCTGCAGATCGTGAGCAACCTGCTCAACAACGCGGTGAAGTTCACCGGGCGCGGCGGCCGCATCGACGTCCACCTGCGCCGCGTGGACGACAAGATCGAGGTGGCGGTGCGCGACAACGGGCCCGGCATCGCCGAGCACCGGCTCGCCGACATCTTCAACCTGTTCGTGCAGGGCGACCAGGACACGGCGCGCACGCAAGGCGGCCTGGGCCTCGGCCTGAGCCTGGTGCAGCAGCTGGTGACGCTGCATGGCGGCGAAGTCAGCGCGTACAGCGCGGGGTTGGGCAAGGGCGCGGAATTCGTCGTGCGCCTGCCGGCGACCGCGGCGCCCAGCGGTGTCACCCGCGATGCGGCGCACCCGTCATTGCCGCGCGCGCGGCACGTGCTGGTGGTCGACGACAACCAGGATGCGGCCGATACGCTCGCGGCCTTACTGCAGGGCCTGGGCTTCCATGCGCAGACGGCCTATGACGCACGTGGTGCGCTGGCGGCCTTGCGCGTGCTCATGCCGGACGTGGCGTTCCTCGACATCGGCTTGCCGGACATGGACGGCGCGACGCTCGCGCAACGCATCCGCGAGGAATTCCCGGAACCGCCGGCGCTCGTCGCGCTGACCGGCTACGGCCAGCCCAGCGATCGCGAACAGACGCGGCAGGCCGGCTTCGTCGACCATCTCGTCAAGCCATTGAGCGCCGACATGCTGATCAAGGCGATGGCGCAGTTGTTCCCGGGCGACACGCAGGTCGCCTGA